In Streptomyces longhuiensis, the following proteins share a genomic window:
- a CDS encoding glycerophosphodiester phosphodiesterase yields MRTVTAVAHRGDPYRVRENTLASLRSALERGADAVEVDVRLTRDGVPVLLHDSTLKRLWDHDRPLSALSYDEVRGVTAGGVPTLEQALEVLAERRVMVDLPGADVRTVRTVVGVIRDCGADERAYYCAGAETMLTVRRADPAAEIALTWTTLAPPRPGVLEAIRPTWLNYRFPLVSRELTAHVHRQGLLVSAWTPDTKSAMRRLLDLGVDSITTNRIDVLYGLRGD; encoded by the coding sequence ATGCGTACCGTGACTGCCGTGGCCCACCGGGGCGACCCCTACCGCGTCCGCGAGAACACCCTCGCCTCCCTGCGCTCCGCGCTGGAGCGGGGGGCGGACGCGGTCGAGGTCGACGTCCGTCTGACCCGCGACGGCGTGCCCGTACTGCTGCACGACTCCACGCTCAAGCGGCTGTGGGACCACGACCGCCCGCTCTCCGCGCTCTCGTACGACGAGGTGCGCGGCGTCACCGCGGGCGGCGTGCCCACCCTCGAACAGGCCCTTGAGGTACTGGCCGAGCGGCGGGTGATGGTGGACCTGCCGGGCGCGGACGTGCGCACGGTCCGTACGGTCGTCGGCGTCATCCGTGACTGCGGCGCCGACGAGCGTGCCTATTACTGTGCGGGCGCGGAGACGATGCTGACGGTGCGGCGCGCGGACCCGGCCGCCGAGATCGCGCTGACCTGGACGACGCTGGCCCCGCCGCGGCCCGGCGTGCTCGAAGCGATCAGGCCGACCTGGCTCAACTACCGGTTCCCGCTGGTCAGTCGGGAGCTGACGGCCCATGTGCACCGCCAGGGCCTGCTGGTGTCCGCGTGGACCCCGGACACGAAGTCGGCGATGCGACGTCTCCTCGACCTCGGCGTCGACTCGATCACGACGAACCGCATCGACGTCCTGTACGGGCTGCGCGGCGACTGA
- a CDS encoding DUF4190 domain-containing protein — MNPFTPPSHAETQVDPFAAPSSPSSPTPPAEPYNPFAPPSPGAAPAPGRWSQQPHPPHSHAQPPGAPYAMPPGYPAPQAGAPWAPGANPFAPPGEPVPPPPVSPDGPGQMHYGYPAAPYGYGRHAATGPAPMPYGGPGYGWPGMQPSPSNGMGVAALTLGIISAVVFILWPISIIVGILAIIFGAIGRAKAGRGEATNRGQALAGLICGICGLVLALVMMFFVIADSGSSSGSDSSDDSGYSAAL, encoded by the coding sequence GTGAACCCCTTCACGCCGCCGTCCCACGCCGAGACGCAGGTGGACCCCTTCGCGGCGCCCTCCTCCCCGTCCTCGCCCACCCCGCCCGCCGAGCCGTACAACCCGTTCGCCCCGCCCTCCCCGGGCGCCGCGCCGGCCCCCGGCCGCTGGTCACAGCAACCGCACCCCCCGCACTCACACGCCCAGCCGCCGGGTGCCCCCTACGCGATGCCCCCCGGCTACCCGGCGCCGCAGGCCGGGGCCCCCTGGGCGCCGGGGGCCAACCCCTTCGCGCCGCCCGGGGAACCCGTGCCCCCGCCGCCCGTCTCGCCCGACGGGCCCGGGCAGATGCACTACGGCTACCCGGCCGCCCCGTACGGCTACGGCCGCCACGCGGCGACCGGCCCGGCCCCGATGCCCTACGGCGGTCCCGGCTACGGCTGGCCCGGGATGCAGCCGAGTCCCTCGAACGGCATGGGCGTCGCCGCCCTGACGCTCGGGATCATCTCGGCCGTCGTCTTCATCCTGTGGCCGATCTCGATCATCGTCGGCATCCTCGCCATCATCTTCGGCGCGATCGGCCGCGCGAAGGCGGGCCGGGGCGAGGCCACCAACCGTGGCCAGGCCCTGGCCGGACTGATCTGCGGCATCTGCGGACTGGTGCTCGCGCTGGTCATGATGTTCTTCGTCATCGCCGACAGCGGCTCGTCGAGCGGCAGCGACAGCAGCGACGACAGCGGTTACTCCGCCGCCCTGTAG
- a CDS encoding NADAR family protein — protein sequence MGKIDKLEGNASIHDRDSLVRAVEAGVRVKYLHFWGHTPRADGTVGASCLSQWWVAPFTVDGVEYATAEHWMMAAKARLFGDAEAERRAVGAAHPSQAKKAGRLVRGFDEDTWARERFGIVVEGSVHKFAAHADLRDFLLGTGERVLVEASPLDRVWGIGLAADAEAAGDPRRWRGPNLLGFALMAARERLADRA from the coding sequence ATGGGGAAGATCGACAAGCTCGAGGGGAACGCGTCCATCCACGACCGGGACTCGCTGGTCAGAGCGGTGGAAGCGGGTGTGCGGGTCAAGTACCTGCACTTCTGGGGGCACACACCGCGGGCGGACGGCACGGTCGGGGCGAGCTGCCTCAGCCAGTGGTGGGTCGCGCCGTTCACCGTGGACGGGGTCGAGTACGCGACGGCCGAGCACTGGATGATGGCCGCGAAGGCCCGGCTGTTCGGGGACGCGGAGGCCGAGCGCAGAGCCGTCGGGGCGGCACATCCCTCGCAGGCCAAGAAGGCGGGGCGCCTCGTGCGCGGCTTCGACGAGGACACCTGGGCGCGCGAGCGGTTCGGGATCGTCGTCGAGGGCAGCGTGCACAAGTTCGCGGCGCACGCGGATCTGCGGGACTTCCTGCTCGGGACGGGCGAGCGCGTCCTGGTCGAGGCCAGCCCGCTCGACCGCGTGTGGGGCATCGGACTCGCGGCCGACGCGGAGGCCGCCGGCGACCCGAGACGGTGGCGTGGGCCCAATCTGCTCGGGTTCGCGCTGATGGCGGCGCGCGAGCGGCTGGCGGACCGGGCCTGA
- a CDS encoding gamma-aminobutyraldehyde dehydrogenase, whose translation MHNPGNSTRFQAQDRFAEGAQYIAGRLTKGTSGRTHAVVDPATGQDVYTYELAGTEDVDAAVAAAREAFPGWAGATPGERSDAMHRFAGVLAERAEDLAQAESLQCGKPLKLSREFDVPGTVDNTAFFAGAARHLQGQSAGEYSGDHTSYVRREPIGVVGSIAPWNYPLQMAAWKVLPAIAAGNTIVLKPAELTPLTSLLFAQAATEAGIPDGVVNIVTGAGRDAGEHLVGHPDVAMTSFTGSTGVGKRVAEIATSTVKRLHLELGGKAPFVVFDDADLEAAVHGAVAGALINTGQDCTAATRAYVQRPLYDAFVQGVADLMEGIRVGDPFAPDTDLGPLISHAQRDRVAGFVDRARSYARVVAGGVIPQGDLEQGAYYRPTLVAGAAQDSEIVQAEIFGPVLVVLPFDSDDEGIRLANDTPYGLAASAWTRDVFRAGRATRDIKAGCVWVNDHIPILSEMPHGGYKASGFGKDMSAYSFEEYTQIKHVMFDNTAVARKDWHRTIFGDR comes from the coding sequence ATGCACAACCCTGGCAACAGCACCCGCTTCCAGGCCCAGGACCGGTTCGCCGAAGGCGCCCAGTACATCGCGGGCCGTCTCACCAAGGGCACCTCCGGTCGCACCCACGCAGTCGTCGACCCGGCCACGGGCCAGGACGTCTACACGTACGAGCTGGCCGGCACCGAGGACGTCGACGCCGCCGTGGCCGCGGCCCGCGAGGCCTTCCCCGGCTGGGCCGGCGCCACGCCGGGCGAGCGTTCCGACGCGATGCACCGCTTCGCGGGAGTCCTGGCCGAGCGCGCCGAGGACCTCGCGCAGGCCGAGTCCCTGCAGTGCGGCAAACCCCTCAAGCTGAGCCGCGAGTTCGACGTCCCCGGGACCGTCGACAACACCGCGTTCTTCGCGGGCGCCGCCCGGCACCTCCAGGGGCAGTCCGCCGGCGAGTACAGCGGCGACCACACCTCGTACGTGCGGCGCGAGCCCATCGGTGTCGTCGGGTCCATCGCTCCCTGGAACTACCCGCTCCAGATGGCCGCCTGGAAAGTCCTCCCGGCGATCGCGGCCGGGAACACCATCGTGCTCAAGCCCGCCGAGCTGACCCCGCTCACCTCCCTCCTGTTCGCGCAGGCCGCGACCGAGGCGGGCATCCCCGACGGTGTCGTCAACATCGTCACGGGCGCGGGCCGGGACGCCGGCGAGCACCTCGTCGGACACCCCGACGTCGCCATGACCTCCTTCACCGGGTCCACGGGCGTCGGCAAGCGCGTCGCCGAGATCGCCACCTCCACCGTGAAGCGGCTGCATCTGGAGCTCGGCGGCAAGGCGCCGTTCGTCGTGTTCGACGACGCCGACCTGGAGGCCGCCGTGCACGGCGCGGTCGCCGGTGCCCTCATCAACACGGGCCAGGACTGCACCGCCGCCACGCGCGCGTACGTGCAGCGCCCCCTCTACGACGCCTTCGTGCAGGGCGTCGCGGACCTCATGGAGGGCATCCGGGTCGGCGACCCGTTCGCCCCGGACACCGACCTCGGCCCGCTGATCTCGCACGCCCAGCGCGACCGCGTCGCCGGGTTCGTCGACCGGGCCCGCTCCTACGCGCGCGTGGTCGCCGGTGGTGTCATCCCCCAGGGCGACCTCGAGCAGGGCGCGTACTACCGGCCGACCCTCGTCGCGGGCGCCGCCCAGGACAGTGAGATCGTCCAGGCCGAGATCTTCGGCCCGGTGCTCGTCGTGCTGCCCTTCGACAGCGACGACGAGGGCATCCGCCTCGCCAACGACACCCCCTACGGCCTGGCCGCCTCGGCCTGGACCAGGGACGTGTTCCGGGCGGGCCGCGCCACCCGCGACATCAAGGCGGGCTGCGTCTGGGTCAACGACCACATCCCGATCCTCAGCGAGATGCCGCACGGCGGCTACAAGGCGTCCGGCTTCGGCAAGGACATGTCTGCCTACTCCTTCGAGGAGTACACGCAGATCAAGCACGTCATGTTCGACAACACCGCGGTCGCCCGGAAGGACTGGCACCGCACGATCTTCGGGGACCGATAG
- a CDS encoding ABC transporter substrate-binding protein: MEQYEPDSLSPVQLAAMRRSYRNGRAAMTRRSLLRASAGGALAVGGIGSLSACGIPAASTSKGGVSSEDHSAKEKVVNFSNWTEYIDLSDDEKHRPTLDAFTKRTGIKVNYTEDINDNVEFFGKIKPQLAAGQDTGRDIMVLTDWLAARLIRFGWVQKLDPANLPHAYANLSPQFRSPDWDPGRAYSYPWQGIAVVIAYNTKATKGKEVTSVSQLLDDPKLKGRVGLLSEMRDTVGMMMLDMGKDPATFTADDFDAAIARMQKAVDSKQVRRFTGNDYISDLSKGDLAACLAWSGDVVQLQTDNPDVKFHIPDTGYMAGTDNMLIPNRARHKTNAEKLMDYYYELPVAAELAAWINYVTPVDGVKPELAKIDKKIANDPLIVPDKAMSAKAHAFRSLTSKEDKAFEEKFAQLTGA, from the coding sequence ATGGAGCAGTACGAGCCCGACAGCCTGTCCCCGGTACAACTCGCCGCCATGCGGCGCAGTTACCGCAACGGCAGGGCGGCCATGACCCGCCGTTCCCTGCTGCGCGCCTCCGCGGGCGGCGCGCTCGCCGTCGGCGGGATCGGGTCGCTGAGCGCCTGCGGCATCCCCGCGGCGAGCACGAGCAAGGGCGGCGTCTCGTCCGAGGACCACTCGGCCAAGGAGAAGGTGGTCAACTTCTCCAACTGGACCGAGTACATCGACCTCAGCGACGACGAGAAGCACCGGCCCACCCTGGACGCGTTCACCAAGCGCACCGGGATCAAGGTCAATTACACCGAGGACATCAACGACAACGTCGAGTTCTTCGGCAAGATCAAGCCGCAGCTCGCGGCGGGCCAGGACACCGGCCGCGACATCATGGTCCTCACCGACTGGCTGGCCGCCCGGCTGATCCGCTTCGGCTGGGTCCAGAAGCTCGACCCGGCCAACCTGCCCCACGCGTACGCGAATCTGTCCCCGCAGTTCCGCAGCCCCGACTGGGACCCGGGCCGTGCCTACTCGTACCCGTGGCAGGGCATCGCCGTCGTCATCGCGTACAACACCAAGGCCACGAAGGGCAAGGAGGTCACCTCCGTCTCGCAGCTGCTCGACGACCCCAAGCTCAAGGGCAGGGTCGGGCTGCTGTCCGAGATGCGCGACACCGTCGGGATGATGATGCTCGACATGGGCAAGGACCCGGCCACCTTCACGGCCGACGACTTCGACGCGGCGATAGCCCGGATGCAGAAGGCCGTCGACAGCAAGCAGGTCCGCCGCTTCACCGGCAACGACTACATCTCCGACCTGAGCAAGGGCGACCTCGCGGCCTGTCTCGCCTGGTCGGGCGACGTCGTGCAGCTCCAGACGGACAACCCGGACGTCAAGTTCCACATCCCCGACACCGGTTACATGGCCGGCACGGACAACATGCTGATCCCCAACAGGGCCCGCCACAAGACGAACGCAGAGAAGCTCATGGACTACTACTACGAGCTTCCGGTCGCCGCCGAACTGGCCGCCTGGATCAACTACGTCACTCCCGTCGACGGCGTGAAGCCCGAACTCGCCAAGATCGACAAGAAGATCGCGAACGACCCGCTGATCGTGCCCGACAAAGCCATGAGTGCCAAGGCGCACGCATTCCGCTCGCTGACTTCCAAGGAAGACAAGGCGTTCGAGGAGAAGTTCGCCCAGCTCACGGGCGCGTGA